The Paracoccus sp. TOH sequence AGGCGTTGCCCTGCGTTCTGCCGACCGGCGTCGGCTTCTGCATGGCGATGAGCCGGCAATGGCTGGCCCGGCTGCCGCTCTTCGACACCGCCTTCGGCAAGGGCTATGGCGAGGAGGTGGACTGGTGCCAGCGTATCGCCCGCATGGGCGGCGTGCATCTGGCGCTGCCGGGGCTTTTCGTCGAGCATCGCGGTGGCGCCAGTTTCGGCACGGCGGTCAAGCAGGAACGGATCAGCCGGAACGGTGCGATCATTCGCGAACGCTACCCGGATTTCGACCGGTCGGTACAGCAGTTCATTGCCGCCGATCCCTTGTCCACAGCCCGGCTGGCCTTGGGCCTTGTCTGGATCGGCAGCGCCGATCCGCTGCGGCCGGTGCCGGTCTATCTGGCGCATAACCTGGGGGGCGGCGCGGATATCTGGCTGGAGCGGCAGATCTCGGCGGATTTGGCAGAGGGGCGATCCTCGGTCGTGCTGCGGGTCGGCACCTCACGGCGTTGGCAGCTTGAACTGGTCACGCCGCTGGGGCGCGGACATGGACAAAGCGACGACATCGGCATCATCCGCGAATTGCTGGCCTGCCTGCCCCGGCGGCGGCTGGTCTATTCCTGCGGCGTGGGCGATCCCGACCCGGTCGAGATCCCCGAGATCCTGCTGTCCATGATCGAGCCGCAGGACGAATCGCAGATCCTGTTTCACGACTACCTGCCCCTGTCGCCCAGCTATACGCTGCTGGACAGCGACGGCAGCTATCGCGGCCCGGTCACGCCCGCGCGCGAGGACGCCGCCCATCGGGCCCGCCGCCACGACGGCAGCCCCGTCGCCCTTGCCGTATGGCAGGCGGCCTGGCGCAAGCTGGCCGACCGCTCGCAGATCGTGGTCTTCTCGGCCAACAGCGCCATGCATGTCGCTTCGGCCTGGCCGCATCTGCGCGACCGTATCGTGGTTCGCCCGCACGAGCCGCGCCAGCCGATGCCGGTCTTTGCCGCGCCTGCGCGGGACAAGCCGGCCGTGATCGGTGTCCTGGGCAATATCGGGTTGCAAAAGGGCGCCCGCGTCCTGCAGGACCTGGCCGGGGAAATCTTCAGGACCGGGAAGGACACCCGGTTGGTTCTGATCGGCAATATCGACCCCAGCTATGCGCTGCCGAACTCGGTCCAGGTGCATGGCTCGTATACGCTGAACGATCTGGGCGTCCTGATCCGCCGTTACGGCATCACGCATTGGCTGATCCCTTCCGTCTGGCCCGAGACCTTCTGCTATACGGTTCACGAGGCGCTGGCGACGCGGCTGCCGGTCATGGCCTTCGGAATCGGCGCGCAGGGGGATGCCGTGCGCGCGGCGCCGAACGGCATCGTCATCCCGTTTCACGGGGGCAGCCAACTGGCCTCGCGTATCCTGATGTCCTTTGACGCTCTCGAAGCGTGCGCCGACCAGCGCCTTCTGGCCTGAGCGCGGCTGGAGCGGAGAATGCGTCCAGAAACGAAGGCAGATCCGGCGGCATCCCCGCCCCGCGCGGCCACGGCGCCGACCGGCACCTCCTCTGACGCCTTGCTGCCCGCCGATGCGGCCGGAACCGTCGCGGCGGGTCTGCGGCGGGCCCATGAACTGCGCCAGCGCGGCCGGTATGGGCAAAGCATCCTGTGCCTGGAAGAGTTGCTGCGAGGCTTTCCCCGGCATGGGACGATCCGATACGAGCTATCGTTATCGCACCGGCTGGCAGGGAATTACGACGAAAGCATCCGCTTTTGCGACGATATCCTTGCCATCCAGCCCGGCAATACCGTCGCTCTGGGCGGCCGCGTCGAAACCGCCATGCGGCTGGGCCACCCCCAGAAGGCGCTGGCCTTCCTCGACCAGGCTTGCGAGGCAGCACCGGATCACCTGCCGTTCCAGCTCCGCCGATGCGCCCTGCTGCGCCAGGCAGGGCAGATCGCCCGCGCGCAGGAGCTTGTGGCGGCCCTGCGCCACCGCCATCCCGACCAGTCCGACGTGCTGACCGAGCTGGCGCTCGTCGCCCAGGCAGGCGGCTCCCACCTGGATTGCCTTGCTGCCTGCGAGACGGCATTGGCGCGGGCGCCCGATGATGCGCGGCTGGTGCTGGCGCGGATCAATGCTCTGACCGGCCTGCGCCGCTATGACGATGCGCTGGCGCAGGCCGAAGCCTTCCTTGAAAACACCGCCGACAATCCGGCGATCCGGCTGCGGCAGGGCAGCCTGCTGCGCCAGCTTGGCCGCATTCGCGACAGCATCACGCTGCTTGCGGCGCTGGCCCGGCAGCATCCGGAGAATACGCATATCCTGCTGAACCTGGCGCATTCCCATCGCCATGGCCAGCAGCACGAGGCCAGCCTTGAGGTTCTGGACCGGCTGCTTGCCCTTGACCCGCATCACCAGGACGCCCTGCTTGCCCGCGTCGAGGCCTTGCGCCTGGCGGGTCGGACCGATGAGCTGGCGCGGATGCTGCAAGAGGTCTCGGACCGGCTGGCGGGCGCGGCCCAGCCCGCACAGCGGCTGCCTCTTGGCGTGCTGCTCTGCAGGGGGTTGCACCATGTCGCCGATGACCGGGCGGCGGACCTGCTGCGGCGCAACAGGGACGCGCTGGCCGCGCTCGCCCCCGAACTGCCCGCGGACCTGCTCTGGCAGGTCTACCGCAAGGCCGACATGGTGGGGCAGGGGGCCGCGTTCGACGCCGTGGCTCGGGCGCTTTTCGGCAAGGAAACCGTGCGGCTGGACACTGCCCGAGCCATCCTGCAGGCGAGCTATCGCGCGGGGCTGCCGCATTGGCGGCGGATCGGTCGCCATTTTGCGGATCGCGTTCCGCCCGAGGATCGCAGCCGGATCCTTATGGACCTGGCCGCGCTGACCGATACGCCGGCAAAGGCCCTGGCGCTTCGGGACAGGCATCCGGCGCTGCCGCGCGCCGAGGCCGCGCTGCAGATCGCCGGCCTTCTGCGGCAACAGGGCCGCATCCGGCTGGCGGCTCGCTATCTGGGGCTCATCTGGCGCCGCCATCCCGACAATCCGGCCGTGCTGCGGGACTACCTGTCCAGCCTTTGCGGCGCGGGCTTGGATGCGGTGGCCGGACAGGTTCTGGAGACCGCCGCCCGGCGCCAGCCCGATATGCCCCCGGCCTGGCGCAGGGTGATCGCGCAGGGCTGGGCCGAGCTGGACCAGCTGCGCCGGGCCACGAACATATGGGCCGAGGGCGGTGCCGCGATGGTCCCCCATGCCGACTGGTATGTCGCAAACGCACTTTCGATGGCCGAGGGGACGGCACTCGGGGAACTGCGCCAACGCCTGTGGCGGGACAATCCGCGGGCGCATCTGGCGCCCTCGCTGCAGGGCTTCCTGCTGGCCGAGGCGGTGCAGCTTCCGGCGCCGGGCATCGCTGGGGCCGACCTGACGCTGCGGGCGATGGCGGTGCTGGCCCAATGGATGGACCGGCCCGGCCGGCCCGAAGCCGCATCGCCCCAGCCGGTGCCCCGCAGCATCGTCCAGTTCTGGAGCCAGGGAAATCCGCCGCCGCAGGTGCGCGACGCGGTCGCGACCTGGCAAGGGGCAAAGGGTTTTGCGCATCGGCTGTTCGACCGCCGCAGCGCCCGGGAATTCCTGTCGGAGCGGCTGGGACCGGACTGGCTGCGCGCCTTTGGCCGGGCCGGTTCCGCGACCGAGGAAAGCGATTTCTTCCGCCTGTGCCATATCGGGCTGCACGGCGGCATCTATGCCGATTGCGACGACTGGTTGACCGGGGATGCCGCCGACCTCCTCCAGGGGGCATCCTGCCTGACGCTTTACCGCGAACCGACAGGCGCGGTCGGCAACAATCTGATCGTCGCCCCGCCCCGGCATCCCGCCATCCTGTGGGCCGCGCTTTGCGCCAAAAGCGCGCTGGAGGAACGCCATAACGAAACCGTCTGGGGCAAGACCGGCCCGGGCCTTCTGACCCGCGCCGTCGCCTGGCATATCCAGACGACCGCCGCCTCGGGCCTGGCGCCCTCGCTGCGCGTGCTGCCGCGCTGGCAACTTGGGCGCACCGTGCAATTTCACAGCCCGCTTTCCTACAAGGCGGGCAAATCCTACTGGAACCGCCGCGACGCGGCGGGCGGGCTATCCCGCCTTGCCGCAAACCTGTCCCCTTTGTCCGAGCCGCAAACATGACCGACGTCCCATCGCCCCCGGAACCAGCCTTGTTCGACCAGAACCTGCCCCCGAACCAGCTTGAGGCCGAACGCCGGGTTCGTCCGCGCGCCGGGCGGAGCTATGTGATCTTCTTCACCCCGCGCAGCGGCAGCAGCTGGTTGACCGATATCTGCGAACGCAGCGGTCGTCTCAGCCGTCCGGACGAATGCTTCAACCCGCAATTCATGCCCCGGATGACCCGCGCGCTTGGTGCCCGGAACATGCCGGAATATGTCGAGCTTCTGCAGCGGCGGCGAAACACCCATGGTGTCTATGGCTGCCAGATCACCTATCACCAGTTGCAGGCGGTCTTTGCCGATGAGGCGGCCTTCCTGGCGCATTTCCCGCAGGCGCCGGTTTTCTGGCTGATCCGCAAGGACATCGTGGCGCAGGCCGTGTCGCTGGCCAAGATGGTCGCGACCTCGGTGTCGCATTCCGCGCTGAACAGCAATGATGAGATCACCGCGAGCGACCGGAGCTTCGACTATGATCCGGCGGCGATCCGGCACTGGCTGGACCATATCCTGATGGCGGAGCGGCAGACCGAGGCGATGCTGGCCCGCCACGGCATCGCGCCCCTCCGCATCAGCTATGAGGGCATGACCGCCATGGGCGAGGCCGGGGCCGTGGCGCGGATCGCCCAGGGCATCGGCGTGGCTCCCCCCGGCGATGCGTCCACCGGCTCGGCGCACCGAAAGATCGCCACCGCCAAGAATCAGGATTTCGCCCAGCGATTCCACGACGACGCCGCAGCTTACCTTGCCGAGATCGATGATGAACGCGCGCCCTGGCTTACACTTTGCGCGCCCTGAGGGCCACCGCCGGTTCCCCGGGCTCCCGACCTTCTCCCTTCAGGATTTCATCATGAACCGCATTATGAGAAAGCTGCCTTTTCGCAAGTCCGAGACGGTCGCCGCCGCGCCCGAATTTTCCGGCCATATCGATGGCATCCACGACGGGGCCATCATGGGCTGGATCAGGGCCGCCAGCCATCAAGGGCCCCTGCAGGTCGACCTGCTGGCGAACGGCCAGGGTGTCGGCTTCTCGGTTCTGGCGGGCGACCATCGGCCCGATGTCGAGGCGGCGGGTTTCGGCGATGGCCGATACGGTTTTCGCTGCCCCATGCCGGCGACGGACGCGCGGGGCCAGCCCTGGCCGAGCGACCAGACCGCGCTGATCGAGCTGCGGATCGCGGGCGGGACGCAGACCCTCATGACGCGGCAGGTCGCGATCCAGATGCCCCCGCCCGCGCCGGAACCCGAGTCCCAGCCTATCGCCCTGGATTGCGACGGCCGGATCGAGAAGCTGGGCGAAACCCATCTGCGCGGCTGGGTGACCAACCGCAACAACATCGGCCAGATCCTGCGGATCGAGGTGCTGATCGACGGCGTCTTCTTCTGCAAGGTGCTGAACGATCAGCTCCGCGACGATCTCCTGCGCGCAGGCCTGTCCGAGGGGCGCGGTGGTGTGCGCCTGTCGTTGCCCCTGCGCCAGCTTGGCAAGGGGACGCATGCGATCTCGTTGCGGCTGCCGGACGGCAGACTGATCAGCAAGACGGTCGAGGTGCAGGGACAGCTCTATCTTCCCGCTCCCGCCGCGCGGATCGCGCCCGCGGATTGCGCGGTGATCGTGCCGGTCTACAACGCCGCCGAGGACGTGGCGATCTGCATCGAACGGCTGCGCGCCCATACCCCCGCCGAGGTCGAGATCCTGTTTGTCGACGACGCTTCGCCCGATCCCGGGATCGCGAGATTGCTGGATCAGGCCAGCGCCTGCCCCAACATCCGGGTGCTGCGCAACGATCGCAACCTGGGCTTCACCGCCACCGTGAACCGCGGCATCGCCGAGATCGGGCGCAAGCATCCGATCCTGCTCAACAGCGATGCGCGGGTGACGCCGGACTGGATCGGCGGCCTGTTGACCGCTGCCGGTTCCCGTGCGCGGGTCGCCACGGTGACGCCCATGTCGGACAGGGCCGGTGCCTTTTCCGCGCCCGACATGGGCAATGACAACGGCCTGCCGCCGGGGATCGACGAAATCACCTTTGCCCGCGCCTTCCGGCGCCGCGCGCTGGGCCTTTACCCGCTGGTTCCTACCGGCAACGGCTTTTGCATGTTCATCCACCGGGCCTGCCTGGACGAGATCGGCGCCCTGGACGTCCAGGCATTCCCGCGCGGCTATGGCGAGGAAAACGACTTCTGTATGCGGGCCGGTCGCGCCGGCTGGCTGCATCTGGTCGACGACCGCACCTATGTCTTTCACGACCGCTCGAAAAGCTTCGGCAGCGCCAAGGACGAGTTGATCAAGGCGGGTCGCGCGGTGATCGACCGCCGCTATCCCGAATACAAGAAGGCCATTCGGGTCTTTGCGCATGGCGACGAACTGGCGCTGGCCCGGATGCAGGCGCGGCGCGCGCAAGAGGATTGCCAGGATCCGCGCGCGACCCTGCCCCGGACGCTTTATGTGGTGGCGACCCAGACCGGCGGTACACCGCATACCAATATCGACCTGATGACGGCCCTGTACGATGTTCGCGATTCATGGCTGTTGCGCTGCGATTCCACGCATCTCGTCCTGTCGCGCTGGCAGGACGGCAAGCTGCACGAGATGCTCCGCCACGATCTCGGCGAAGCGATCGACCCGATCCGCCATGCCTCGACCGAATATGACGAAGTGGTCGCGGGCTGGCTGCGGCGTTTCGAATTCGGCATCGTGCATATCCGCCACTTGGCCTGGCACAGCCTGAACCTGCCGCGCATTGCCAAGGAAACCGGTTGTAGGGTGGTGTTTTCCTTCCACGATTTCTATACGATCTGCCCCTCGGTCAAGCTGCTGCAGGCCGACGGGGTGTTCTATGGCGGCGATCTGGACCAACTGGCCGGCGAGGTCGTTCCCGAGCTGTGGAAGCCCGATGCCATGCCCCCTGCCGGGGCGGCCTGGATCGGCTTTTGGCGTGAACGTTTCGACAGGGCGCTGGCCTGTTGCGACGCTTTCGTGACCACCTCGGCCAGCGCCAGGGCGCGGATTCTGGCCGCGCTGCCCGGAATCGACCCGGCGGCCTTCGCCATCATTCCGCATGGCCGCGACTTCCCTGAGCTGTTACGGCTGCGCCAGGTGCCCCGGCACGGACAGCCGGTCCGCATCCTGGTGCCGGGCAATATCGGCACCGCGAAAGGACTGGGCGTGATCCAGGCGCTGCTCGACATGGACCGCGACCGCCTGCTGGAGTTCCACGTTCTGGGCCGGGTCGATGCCTCGGCCCAGATCGACGATCCGCGCCTGGTCCGGCATGGAACCTATAGCCGTGACGATTTCGCCAGCCGTGTCAGAGGCCTGGGTATCCACCTGGGGGCGGTGTTCTCGATCTGGGACGAAACCTATTGCCACACGCTGACCGAATTGTGGTCGGTGGGTATCCCGGCTCTGGTCTTCGATTTCCCCACGGTGGCGGGCCGCGTCCGCGCCAGTGGCGCGGGTTGGGTGCTGCCGCATGACGATATCGGCCTGCTATATCGGCAATTGATCGGGATCGCCTTCGACCCGGCCGAACAGGATCGCGCCGATCTTGCGCTGGCGGCGTGGCAGAATGGTCCCGGACTGGCCGAATCCACCCGCTTGATGGCGGCCCGCTACCTGAACCTTTACCGCCGGGCGCAGGGACAGGCGGCCCTGCCCGTGGTCGGGGTCGTTGCGCCGCCGCCACCGGAGCCAGAGGCACCCCCGCCCTGGGGCGGCGTCCGGCAGGAAGCCCACCGCGCGCTGCAAGGGGATTGCATCTGCATTACCATGCCGGCGCAGGCCCTGCTGGCCAATCTGAACAGCGGCACCCTGGATGGCGCGACCGTGCAGAGCGACGCGGTGCCGGTCACCTTGGCCAGCGCCTTGCACGAGGCGCTGCACCGGGCGGCGATTCCTTATACATTGTGATCATACATTGTGATCCGGCCGATGCCCGCCCCAGGCATCGGGCGGGCATCGGCGGCCTATCCCGGGGGCTTGCCTTGCCTGGGCTTGCTGACGGCGACAGGAGGGGCGGCCGCTGACGTTCTTCATGACCGCCGGCCAAGTCGGAGACTACACCGGTGCGGTCGCGCTGCTGGGCAGTTTGCCGAAGGCAGAATGGTTGTTGGCCGACCGGGGCTATGATGCCAACTGGTTCCGAGATGCATTGAAAGACAAGGGGATAAAGCCATGTATCCCGGGCCGGAAGTCACGCGGAAAGCCCATCAGACACGACAAACGACGCTACAAACGCCGCAACCGGATCGAGATCATGTTCGGGCGACTAAAAGACTGGCGCAGGGTCGCTACCAGATACGACAGATGTGCCAAGACATTCCTGTCCGCCGTCGCCGTCGCCCTCGCTGCGACCGTCATGTTCTGGCTTTGACCATCAATGAGGCTGGACCCTAACGCATCGCCCCACGAGTGCATCGCCAGCGCAAGCCGCAACCGGCTGAGTGTCCGGTGAAACGGGGCAAGACCGGACCGCTAAGCAGCGCGTTTCCCGGTCACTGGTCCAGAGGATTTCAGGACGAGCGATACAGGTGCATCTGATCGGACCATCGGGCCCGGCGGCACGATCTTTGTCCTGCAGCCCGTGATACGGCATCAAATGGCGGGGAACAGCGGGCATACTGCCCGGGGACAGTCTTGAAGCGGGGCAACATGGGTCAGAACGAAGCGGGCTTGGCAACAGGTGATCGCAACCTCCTGCCGCATTTGCGCATCGACGCCTATGATGCCAGCGCCAAACCCTTGCGCATGGCGCAGCGGCAATTGCTGCACGAGTTGACGGTGGGGGTGCTGTGGCCGCATCGTCCCCGCGACCTGGATCTGTTCCTGTCGCTGGGGCAGGGCTACCTGGCGGTTGACGAGATCGGCCGACCCCTTGGATCGGCCATGTATTTCCCCACGGGCGACGATTTCGCCATGCTGGGGATGATGGTCACGGTGCCGCGGTTGCAGGCGCGTGGGGCGGGCAAGTGGCTGTTGCAGCGGGTGATGGCCGATTGCGCGGGCCGGGATCTGCGGCTCAGCGCGACGCATTCGGGGTATCGCCTTTATACCGCGGCGGGGTTCCGGCCGGTGGGCATCATCCGCCAGCAGCAGGGCATTGCGCGGGACATTGGGCCCGTTGACGCACCCGGCATTCTGGTCCGCGATCTGCGGGCAGAGGATGAAGCAAGCCTTCGGTCACTGGACGCGATCGCCTATGGCGCGAAGCGAACGCGGGTGCTGGATGCGCTGCTGCCCCTGTCGACCGGCATAGTCGCGCTGCGCGACGGTGCCGTTTGCGGCTTTGCGCTGCAGCGTGATTTCGGCAAAGGCACGGTGATCGGTCCCGTCGTTGCTAAGGAGGACGCCATGGCAAAAGCGCTGATCACACCGCTGATCCGGGCGAATGCGGGGCGTTTCACGCGCCTCGATACGCCGATGGACAGCGAGGGCATCTTGTCCTTCTTGACCGATGCCGGGCTGCTGGCCTTCGACACGGTTACGGAAATGTGCATCGGCCCCCACCGTCGTGCCACGGAAGGGGCGGTGATCTACGCCTTGGCGTCGCATTCGCTGGGGTAGCGTTCCCATCGCCGCGCGATCAGGACAGCCGGTCTTTCAGCCCGAACCACAACCCCACCAGCGGCAGGAACCAGGGCTTGCCGCTATGCGCCGGGATCGCGGGCCAGGCGAGGCCCTCCAGCGGATTCGTGCCGCGCCGGCCCAGGGCGATGTCCGCCAGGACCTGCCCGACCAGCGTGGACATCTGCGCGCCATGGCCGGAATAGCCCATGCCGTAGATCATGCCGTCCACCTCTCCGGCGCGGGGGAAGCGGTCCTTGGTCATGTCCACCAGCCCGCCCCAGCAATAATCGACGGGAATATCCGCCAGATGCGGAAAGATCGCGGCCATCGACCGGCGCAGGATCGTGCCCGATTTCGCGTCCGAGGTCTGGTCCGACCGGGCCGAGAACCGTGCCCGCCCGCCAAAGATCAGCCGCCGGTCGGGCGACAGGCGGAAATAGTTGCCGATATTCATCGAGGTGACGCAGGTCCGGTCGCCGGGCAGGGTGGCGGCGACCTCGGCATCCGACAGGGGCCGCGTGGCGATGATGAACGACCCGACCGAGATGATGCGCCGCCGGAAATGCCGCAAGGGCGCCGTCGTGCCATAGGCGCCGGTCGCCACGATCACCCGGTCCGCGGTCAGACTGCCGCGCGGGGTCTGCACCTGCCAGCCATCGGCCAGTTTTGTCCGGCCGGTCACGGGCGCGCCTTCCCAGATCCGCGTGCCTTGGCGATGCGCCGCCGTGGCAAGCCCCTGCGCATAGCGGCCCATGTGGATCATCGCGGATTTCTCATAAAGCATCCCGCCGTGGAAGCTGTCGGACCCGACCTCGCTTCGCACCTGGTCGCGGTCCAGCCAGCGGGTGTCGGGATCGACCTCGGCATGGATCAGGTCGAAATTCGCGCGCAGGCTCGCGACATGGCTGGGCTTGGAGGCCAGCTTCAGCTTGCCCGAGCGGCGGAAATCGCAGGCGATGCCTTCCTCGGCCACGATCTGCTCGATCATGTCGATGGATCGGTCATAGGCGCGATACAGGGCATGGGCGCGCTCTGCCCCCAGATGCGCCTTGGCATCGGCATAGCCATGCGCGATGCCGTTGTTCAGATGCCCGCCATTGCGGCCCGACGCGCCCCAGCCGACATGCTCGGCCTCGAGCAGCGCCACGCGCACCCCGGCTTTCGCCAGGCTGCGGGCGGCGTTCAGCCCGGTGAAGCCGCCGCCGATCACGGCCACGTCGAAGCGGCCCTCGACCGGGCCGGCCTCGGCGCCCGCAAAGGGGGGCACGCCATCGTGCCAATAGGATGCGTATTTCGTCACAGCCCCACCACCTCGGCCAGGCCCGAGATGTCCCTGACCTCGATATAGCCGTAATGGGGATTGGCCGGCTCATGGCCGCGATTGACCCAGACCTTGTTGCGGATGCCCAGGTCATGCGCGGTCATCAGGTCATAGCGGAACGACGAGGACACATGCAGCACGTCCTCGGGGCCGCAGCCAAGCTGGTCGAACATGTATTCGAAGGCCCGCATCTGCGGCTTGTAGGCGCCCGCGCTTTCGGCGGTGAAGACATGGTCGATGGGCGCGCCCAGCCTGGCGATGTTATGCGGGATCTGGTCGTTCATCGAATTGGTCAGCGCGACCAGCGGGATCTTTCCGGCGATGCGCCCAAGCCCCGCAGGCACGTCGAGGTTCGGCCCCCAGGTCGGCACGC is a genomic window containing:
- a CDS encoding glycosyltransferase → MRKLPFRKSETVAAAPEFSGHIDGIHDGAIMGWIRAASHQGPLQVDLLANGQGVGFSVLAGDHRPDVEAAGFGDGRYGFRCPMPATDARGQPWPSDQTALIELRIAGGTQTLMTRQVAIQMPPPAPEPESQPIALDCDGRIEKLGETHLRGWVTNRNNIGQILRIEVLIDGVFFCKVLNDQLRDDLLRAGLSEGRGGVRLSLPLRQLGKGTHAISLRLPDGRLISKTVEVQGQLYLPAPAARIAPADCAVIVPVYNAAEDVAICIERLRAHTPAEVEILFVDDASPDPGIARLLDQASACPNIRVLRNDRNLGFTATVNRGIAEIGRKHPILLNSDARVTPDWIGGLLTAAGSRARVATVTPMSDRAGAFSAPDMGNDNGLPPGIDEITFARAFRRRALGLYPLVPTGNGFCMFIHRACLDEIGALDVQAFPRGYGEENDFCMRAGRAGWLHLVDDRTYVFHDRSKSFGSAKDELIKAGRAVIDRRYPEYKKAIRVFAHGDELALARMQARRAQEDCQDPRATLPRTLYVVATQTGGTPHTNIDLMTALYDVRDSWLLRCDSTHLVLSRWQDGKLHEMLRHDLGEAIDPIRHASTEYDEVVAGWLRRFEFGIVHIRHLAWHSLNLPRIAKETGCRVVFSFHDFYTICPSVKLLQADGVFYGGDLDQLAGEVVPELWKPDAMPPAGAAWIGFWRERFDRALACCDAFVTTSASARARILAALPGIDPAAFAIIPHGRDFPELLRLRQVPRHGQPVRILVPGNIGTAKGLGVIQALLDMDRDRLLEFHVLGRVDASAQIDDPRLVRHGTYSRDDFASRVRGLGIHLGAVFSIWDETYCHTLTELWSVGIPALVFDFPTVAGRVRASGAGWVLPHDDIGLLYRQLIGIAFDPAEQDRADLALAAWQNGPGLAESTRLMAARYLNLYRRAQGQAALPVVGVVAPPPPEPEAPPPWGGVRQEAHRALQGDCICITMPAQALLANLNSGTLDGATVQSDAVPVTLASALHEALHRAAIPYTL
- a CDS encoding tetratricopeptide repeat protein — encoded protein: MRPETKADPAASPPRAATAPTGTSSDALLPADAAGTVAAGLRRAHELRQRGRYGQSILCLEELLRGFPRHGTIRYELSLSHRLAGNYDESIRFCDDILAIQPGNTVALGGRVETAMRLGHPQKALAFLDQACEAAPDHLPFQLRRCALLRQAGQIARAQELVAALRHRHPDQSDVLTELALVAQAGGSHLDCLAACETALARAPDDARLVLARINALTGLRRYDDALAQAEAFLENTADNPAIRLRQGSLLRQLGRIRDSITLLAALARQHPENTHILLNLAHSHRHGQQHEASLEVLDRLLALDPHHQDALLARVEALRLAGRTDELARMLQEVSDRLAGAAQPAQRLPLGVLLCRGLHHVADDRAADLLRRNRDALAALAPELPADLLWQVYRKADMVGQGAAFDAVARALFGKETVRLDTARAILQASYRAGLPHWRRIGRHFADRVPPEDRSRILMDLAALTDTPAKALALRDRHPALPRAEAALQIAGLLRQQGRIRLAARYLGLIWRRHPDNPAVLRDYLSSLCGAGLDAVAGQVLETAARRQPDMPPAWRRVIAQGWAELDQLRRATNIWAEGGAAMVPHADWYVANALSMAEGTALGELRQRLWRDNPRAHLAPSLQGFLLAEAVQLPAPGIAGADLTLRAMAVLAQWMDRPGRPEAASPQPVPRSIVQFWSQGNPPPQVRDAVATWQGAKGFAHRLFDRRSAREFLSERLGPDWLRAFGRAGSATEESDFFRLCHIGLHGGIYADCDDWLTGDAADLLQGASCLTLYREPTGAVGNNLIVAPPRHPAILWAALCAKSALEERHNETVWGKTGPGLLTRAVAWHIQTTAASGLAPSLRVLPRWQLGRTVQFHSPLSYKAGKSYWNRRDAAGGLSRLAANLSPLSEPQT
- a CDS encoding haloacid dehalogenase type II codes for the protein MMDQTDQQEAPMALRPKFITFDCHGTMIFFDMAGAARDHYGAQLSGPQMEKFIANFAAYRLDEVLGAWKPYAEVVHNALERTCKRNGIAFDPAVAEDIYARVPTWGPNLDVPAGLGRIAGKIPLVALTNSMNDQIPHNIARLGAPIDHVFTAESAGAYKPQMRAFEYMFDQLGCGPEDVLHVSSSFRYDLMTAHDLGIRNKVWVNRGHEPANPHYGYIEVRDISGLAEVVGL
- a CDS encoding GNAT family N-acetyltransferase, which encodes MGQNEAGLATGDRNLLPHLRIDAYDASAKPLRMAQRQLLHELTVGVLWPHRPRDLDLFLSLGQGYLAVDEIGRPLGSAMYFPTGDDFAMLGMMVTVPRLQARGAGKWLLQRVMADCAGRDLRLSATHSGYRLYTAAGFRPVGIIRQQQGIARDIGPVDAPGILVRDLRAEDEASLRSLDAIAYGAKRTRVLDALLPLSTGIVALRDGAVCGFALQRDFGKGTVIGPVVAKEDAMAKALITPLIRANAGRFTRLDTPMDSEGILSFLTDAGLLAFDTVTEMCIGPHRRATEGAVIYALASHSLG
- a CDS encoding glycosyltransferase, producing the protein MIRRLTHLYRWYETAHIRLDGMPGPILNSLGEAVGHVDVVQIRNGRLHVAGWVLARKVRLLLAGLDVEAMPCIHRPDVSAALGHADHTGFDLAVPADRRVIAACAAPGLVFLTDPDMPAIPALSLPVSVRRRAVAKVGLAFARDMALALPAIACWCATRAPVWRSRIKSRLRLLSPRPAMAQLETRLFRRDDAPPQAVRPKRLTIVLPVYNAFDLLRECLRRVEDNTDMPCRLILVEDGSTDPRVLPFLQDWASGRGWVELIPCAQNLGFVGAVNRGLRHAMLHGGPDEGPVVILNSDALVPPDWASRILRPFQNNENIASVTPMSNDAEILSVPVICQRSNLIEGQGDAIDAVARRFAPEALPCVLPTGVGFCMAMSRQWLARLPLFDTAFGKGYGEEVDWCQRIARMGGVHLALPGLFVEHRGGASFGTAVKQERISRNGAIIRERYPDFDRSVQQFIAADPLSTARLALGLVWIGSADPLRPVPVYLAHNLGGGADIWLERQISADLAEGRSSVVLRVGTSRRWQLELVTPLGRGHGQSDDIGIIRELLACLPRRRLVYSCGVGDPDPVEIPEILLSMIEPQDESQILFHDYLPLSPSYTLLDSDGSYRGPVTPAREDAAHRARRHDGSPVALAVWQAAWRKLADRSQIVVFSANSAMHVASAWPHLRDRIVVRPHEPRQPMPVFAAPARDKPAVIGVLGNIGLQKGARVLQDLAGEIFRTGKDTRLVLIGNIDPSYALPNSVQVHGSYTLNDLGVLIRRYGITHWLIPSVWPETFCYTVHEALATRLPVMAFGIGAQGDAVRAAPNGIVIPFHGGSQLASRILMSFDALEACADQRLLA
- a CDS encoding Stf0 family sulfotransferase gives rise to the protein MFDQNLPPNQLEAERRVRPRAGRSYVIFFTPRSGSSWLTDICERSGRLSRPDECFNPQFMPRMTRALGARNMPEYVELLQRRRNTHGVYGCQITYHQLQAVFADEAAFLAHFPQAPVFWLIRKDIVAQAVSLAKMVATSVSHSALNSNDEITASDRSFDYDPAAIRHWLDHILMAERQTEAMLARHGIAPLRISYEGMTAMGEAGAVARIAQGIGVAPPGDASTGSAHRKIATAKNQDFAQRFHDDAAAYLAEIDDERAPWLTLCAP
- a CDS encoding FAD-binding oxidoreductase, producing the protein MTKYASYWHDGVPPFAGAEAGPVEGRFDVAVIGGGFTGLNAARSLAKAGVRVALLEAEHVGWGASGRNGGHLNNGIAHGYADAKAHLGAERAHALYRAYDRSIDMIEQIVAEEGIACDFRRSGKLKLASKPSHVASLRANFDLIHAEVDPDTRWLDRDQVRSEVGSDSFHGGMLYEKSAMIHMGRYAQGLATAAHRQGTRIWEGAPVTGRTKLADGWQVQTPRGSLTADRVIVATGAYGTTAPLRHFRRRIISVGSFIIATRPLSDAEVAATLPGDRTCVTSMNIGNYFRLSPDRRLIFGGRARFSARSDQTSDAKSGTILRRSMAAIFPHLADIPVDYCWGGLVDMTKDRFPRAGEVDGMIYGMGYSGHGAQMSTLVGQVLADIALGRRGTNPLEGLAWPAIPAHSGKPWFLPLVGLWFGLKDRLS